The DNA sequence CAGAAAACCAGTCTGGCTCGACACGGCCGGCTTCCTTAATCCGCTCAAATGCGGCTAAAACGGCAAAGCTAAGTGACTCCCGACTCGGCAACGGCTGCAGAAACATTCCAACGGCTGACTAGCACCGACTAATCACCGTTAACCAGCTTTTTTCACTGGCTTTTGTGATCCCTGCGGGCCCTCCCCCGGCCGCACATGGCAGCCCTGGGATGTAGCTCACCTTCCCGGCCACACGGCCGAGCCGAACGATCCCGAGCTTGAAGTCCGACATCAGGAGGACGGGCGGTGGTGACACAGAGAGGCGTAGGATCCAACCTAAACAGTACTCAGGTTTAACACTCGCCGGGGCAGCCCCTCAGCCCCACCGCGAAGCCAGTTTGGGTTAAGTGATTGAGTATTAGCCCTGATTCCGGATCTCTCCGGCAGCAGCCCAGCCTCGGTGACACACCGCCGCTGGCGCAGGAAAGCCAAGCGAGCTGCTGATGGGGGCGGGACGTGTCCAGCTACTAAATCACACCGCCCAATCAGAGGTGACGTTACGTTTGTGTATATGCGACGTCCGATCATCCTGACCAATAAAAAGAGGCCTTTTCTCAAGGACCCACCCCCCACCACACTCGTTTTGGCTATTACGTCATCACCCTCTCGTGACTATTTTCGCGCGAAATGTTTGATGGCGGGTGGGATTATATCAGTGGTGTTTGACGTCGTGGTCCCTTTTCTCATAATAGTCTATGGAGGTGACAGCGTGACAGCAAAGGCGGAAATGACGTAGACAATATAACAATGAAATTGTATTTCCCCCTTAAACTTTATTGACATAAGGTCATACAAAATGACCTGAGGTAATCTGTGAACTCTTCACTCTGCAAAGAAGAAGCTGGAAATAGAAATCCACTTTGATAATAAtgaaaaagccaaaaaaaaatgctcatcACAGGGCCCCACAGTTCTTAACTATCATTGCCATATGAGTGTACATGGTATCAATACAATACCCTGCTGTAGTCATATTGTATCAGAGCAACTTCTTTGGCCCAATATGAATACAGGAAGATATCTGTGCTGTTGTCCAGATAAACCAAGAAACAGTAAATAAGTCTGGTAGACATTTTAGATGAGGTCCTGTCTAATGATTCAGAGAATTTTCCTGAAGCAAAGACGTTGGTCAGGATTTTGCATGAGCTTATTGGCAGAGGGCAGGGTTGTATTTAAAGCCatgctgtgtatttattttattataatatgtCCTTTAGGTTTTATTGTCAAGGTTTTATTCCTTCTTTATTCCCTCAGTCTTCATTAAACTCGTTCTAATATCATTACCAAGAAATCACCAGGACATCCATGGCTTCTATGACCCTCTCAATGTGGGCATCTAGAGCAAGCTCCTGGTGGTCTGTCCAAGGAAACCAGCTTTAATCCTTACTTCAGCCAGACTGAGCTATGTGACTGAGCAGGGTATACTCATCACCATTAAGTCAGAGTGTTTGCATCTACCAGCCACCAGCACTGACCATGTTATTTAAAGTTCAATCTGAAGAGGTCTCAGTTTAATTTTTGTGGCTGTAAATACTGCCACCATGTGGTTAGTCTTTGAAACGGCAGCCACACTGTGGTCAGGTTTaatgaagaaaacaacaacagtgtgtgtgttacaagaCTTATTGAAGCTGGCCATGGGTCATCACATAGTGTTGTTACATAGACAATGTTACGGGCctatctgtttttctttgcagcaATTGTGTGTTGGACAGCTGTACCAACACCAGCTATATGTCCATgggacatgctgctgctgtggccaAGCAGGCTTTGGACAAAGGGCTGAAGTGGGCTTGGTTGTGGCTCTCCTTTGCTAGCCTAACATGTTAGGCACGCTAGAGCTACCATGTGTTAGTGTAGAGGTAGCTGCCCCAAGCCTGATTAAAAAGTAAAGTTTTACCTATCACTCTATTATTTCCTGTGGCAAATCATACAGCATTTCTTTGTTCTGTGTTGACTTGTTTTACCTGCTACAAAACAGCTCCTTATGTAGGTATAACAATGGTAGGCCTGTTGCCCCTCAGCTGTTCTCATTTCAAAGTGAGTAGTGTGCAGACCCACTGTGTCTGAGCCAGAGGGCATGATGCTTTTCTGTCAATCACGCCTATCCAGTTACCCTGTGACGTGTAGCTGGGCGGAGCAGGAGGAGCCCTGTTCCCTGTGCTGGTTTGAATGTCCTGAAATCTAATCTGTTCCCATCCAAATTTACCTCAAAGTCGTTCACTTCACAGAATACGATGAGAAATAAAATGTGTAGTTAAAACAACAAGGTGATAATCAATAATACTCACTTAACAATAATGTTCTGACGGTTCAGTTTCAGTTAAAAGGCTTGGCTGTCTCTGACGGTTTGCATAATTTTTGCCTCCTGGATGTTTTCCTCTCTGAAGACAAGGGCTTTCCCAAAGAGTGGGTGTTCCTCACTATTGCTAAATGAacctgtctctgaggtgtggcCGCAACACTGATCCCTAGGCATACTTAAATGATAAAGCATAGTATCTATCCCACCCTAAAAAGTTTAGTTTGTGGTTTTAGTTTCAGGCTCTGTTGCCTGGCcagtggatgacacctgggatGTCTAAGAATCTAGATGCCTGTGATCCTGATTAGACTAAGCACTTAGGAATTATCTTGGAGTTGTAGATGAAAAATTTGACATTATCCTCATAAAATAGTGACTGGATACAGGTCAAAGTGGCATTCCAGCACAAATTAGATTTAACACAGACCACTGTAAAACAGGGAAGTTAAACTTTAATTTTAAAACAGACACTAGGTTATTAACAAATACACAGGAAATAGAGAAAGAATGCTTTAGGATTCGTTTTTATAGGCATGTGAATAATGGCAGCTAGAGTCAGTTATTGCTGACGCCCACATCAAACAACTGAAAGCCAGCAGGGCAGAATAAAGCTTTCCTGtcagctctgacctctgctgtcgGCGTTACTTCCGTGTTCGCTCACCTGTTACACCTGTGTTACTGCGCTCTGCTGTTACTCCAGGCGCGTCTCCAGCTCTGTCGGTGTGCACCTGCTGCATTTCTGGTGCCATGACCGAGGAGTTCACATCGTGCGATTTAACATGCTCAGTTGACTCAGAGGAGACTTTAGCTGCAGTCAAAGGCAGGGATATGGACTGTGAGCAGCCGATTTTCAACGTGTTAGCCGGTGGTATGAAGCAGGGGCAGCAGCAGGCGGTGGGGGACGCAGCGGTGACGCTGAGCACCCGCCTCAGCGGAGGAGCGGTCTCACCGACCGCTACTACTACGTCCGACACCGAGTCTGGGATCTTTTCTGTGGAGAGTGAGCTCTGTGTGGAGCATGAGGCGGAGCTGGACTGGTTCTGCGGCACCGAGCAGAAACTTATCTGCTCTCACTGCACCGTTGTGGGCTCCTGCCACGGACACATGGTGACCCCTCTGGCCACCAGAGTTACCGCAGTCAGGGTAAGTTTTTTTCTTTGCGCAACAGCTGTTTGCGTCTAAATTTGAAGCACAGAATTGGTGATATTGGTCATTTTATTGGGGTAAATAGGCCTACAGGTGAGGATAGTTACATTCACTTGATCTATTTTGCATATTGTAAGTAACATATTTCAGGGATTCGACCTCACAAAGCCATGAGTGATAACTTATGGAAACTGGGATCACATATTTGGCAGCTTACTGTCCTATTTACTTGTTTTTCTGGTAAATAGGACAGTAGGTGTGCCACATTTTACCTTTGGCTTTCCTTTCTGATTCCTCTGTCTGGTATTTGAGAGTACAGGATTTTCTTGTTGAGTCTCTAGTTGATGtgctcatgtgtgtttgtgtacctaACTTCACCAGAACCAGCTGGTGGATGCATGTGAGAAAATGCAGCTGCAGGCCCTGAGGATTGAACGGTTCATCGACCAGACGCTGACAGCCAAAGAGCAAAAGCTTCAGGTAAGAAATGCTGTAGTACAAGTGATCCACCAACCACTCAGACACACTcacgatcacacacacacacacacacacacacacacacatacacagtactGATGCACAAGTGGGGCCTGTTTCACAAGGGCTGCTCAATTTTAAGAGAagtcatgtgtgttttctggacATGTTGAATTATGTTTGTAGAACAGAAACTAAGGACCATCCTATCCACTCAACTGtctatttattaatatttattagcTGTTTTATCCCTTAGAATATTACATGCCTTTTAAGGTGATTGAAAGATGTTTGTATATAATGTCATGAAGCAGAGAAGCGATACTTTTGAGATGACAGACTCAGTTAACAGTAATCTTCTCAGCACTTCAGTTGCCTATAAAACTTAATAtcaaattaataattaatactTTTCCTTTATATGATTCATTTTGAACACatgaaaatatgaatataaaacaGACATGAGTCTAAATCCTCCTAAATATCAGGAAGCTAGCCGTTAATGTTAAAACAAGATGAATAAGAGAATAAGATGAGAATAAATGTgctaaacatttttaaacaacaGCATAGAGGTAAGTGCTGAAGGTCAAGGAACACAAACAAATCCTATACGGGCTACCAAAGCCCTTCATCATTCAGAAATGAAACACTCCAgtactacagtgaaataaaacagTTCATTTATaagtaataaaacaataaaatggaaataaaaatgGTATAATAAGACATCAAACAAGTTGCTGTCTCAGTGTCTATCGCTGCACATCCATGTTATGCATGTGTAGTTTCCTATAGCCAACAAGTTATAACAGACTAAatgcaaacaacaaaataaagcagAGGGAAATAAATACCTGAGTATAAATGGTCAGTGAGTCTCAACAAcagttggtgtgtttgtttatgggaCATGTGAAGTCACAAGTGCTCTTAAGAATCTGTGTCTCCATCCATGCGTGCCCactgtcaagtgtgtgtgtgtttggtcctCTCTCAGGCAGCAGCGGGGAGGATAAGGGAGCAGGTGCTGGCTCAGGTCAGCGCTGCCCGTGAAgccctggaagaggaggagcagcgtctcctggaggaggtgcagagagaggaggagcgggTGGAGCAGTGTCTCCTCACGCAGAGAGCTCACTGGGGCCAGGCTTTGGATAGTCTGTCTCAAACGCGCTCCAGACTGGTGCACACCCTGACAAACACTCCAGACGCACAGCTGGTGGTGAGAAAATGGGGAAGTTTGGAGTGGGAGGGGGATGACTGGGCAGTGTGGTGGGAGGATTTTACACATAAACGTCAGATAATGTGATAATTGTTGTAAATCCTTTCTTGTCTTTCAGACTAGTATCCAGGAGATAGCTGAACGGTAAGCTTTCTTTCTTACATGACATATTTGTGAATGTCTTTTCTTGCATAATAATTTCACATCTCTCttccctgcatgtgtgtgtcagggtggaggaagcagagggggTCGGGGAGCCGCGTGACACAGACAAGCTCAACCTGAACCAAGCCTGCAGTGACAGCAAGCTGCTGAGAGGTCTGTGGGCTactgcagtgctgctgggacCAAACGGTAAGTAgactgagattcagctgcaagtcATCCAGAACCTCCAGGGCCTGCATAAAAGAGTTTCACAGACATGTTTGTCTCTAGACCTCACCAAGGGAGGCAGAACCCTTTAAAGTGTTTACTCTGTAAAGTGGTGGACTGAAGTCTCATGATGCTGATGTCACCACTCAAAAATTCTTTTGCACATCCAcaaactgctttttttattacttgtggtcaaaatataattaaatgtgAGAAACTGAGAGAAGTGCATACTATGACATCACCATGATCACCATCATTTCCTTCCTTCTCACAGCATACGGATCTGCTTGTTTAAAATTTGACGAGCGCACAGTGAGCCCTCTCTTGTCCCTGTCCGATGACCTCTGCACATTGACCTTCCTCCAGAAAAAGTCCCGCCAGTCCCTACCTTACGACCCTGCACGATTTGACTGTTGGCCCAACGCCCTTGGTTCTCTGTCTATGTCCTCTGGAACTCACACCTGGGTGGTGGATGTAGGCCAGAGTGGTGCCTTTAAGGTCGGGATCTGCTACGCCTCTCTGGAGCGCAAAGGCTCTGGGAATGAGGCCCGTCTGGGTTACAACAGTCAGTCATGGGTGTTGTCTCACTACGATGGAGACTACTCCTTTTGCCACGCGGGGAAGAAGGTGTCCCTGCAGGTGGTGCGGAGACCCCAGAAGATCggcctgctgctggactggCAGAGTCAGACGCTAATTTTTTATGACCCAGACTCCAATGCTGTACTTCACTCAGTCACACAGCACTTCAGTGCACCGCTGCTGCTGGCGTGTGCTGTCACCGACCGTAGTATTACCATACTGCACTGACAGATGCTGCCAGTAAATGTGAAGAAACACCAGGGAGACACATTTTTCTCTACGATCAGCTGTTAGAGATGAACTCCTCCATCTGTGCAATAATGAAAGCTTCACacaaaacttttatttattcaatctGCTGATTGTTTTTTACAGTTTGTATTGATTTTATAGAATTAAATACTAATTATACAGTAGACCAGTAATAACTGTATTGACTGACAATTAATGTTTTTTATAAATgtagttttttgtgtgtaatatGATTGTTTAATTTGTTTCATCGGTGTAATGATTGAACTGATCTCAGATTGTTTTaaatctcaaacacacacaaacactacaaCACTAATCATTTTGTATTATAATTTTCAACCTTGTATGAAAAGTAAACCAATAATTCCAAGACAActgtattcttttcttttttcacaagCTGGAACTGCAATAAAAAATATAGAAGAGCTGAAAAGCTTTCTAGTGTGAATGGAGGAGATAGCGTTCAGTAATAATTAGTAATAAGTTTGACAGTGAAGGTAAAAATATGAACTTTAAAGGAGGGCATGGACATAAACATTTGTTAAACTTGTACTGACAAccaaccactagatggcagcaacGTCCCATTTTACCTTCACCTCAAACATTACATGATGCTCATAGTTACAATCAATGGGGGAAACGTCACTCCAGGACCATAGACAGCTACGAAGAACAAAAAATATTCTGGGAGTGAACATATGGACATTTGTGAATTTAAACTGCTCCCTAACATGCTCTAGTTTTGGACAAATGGGGCTGGCATTTAGGTGAAAACATGAGTGAAAGATGGGAGACTAGGTACACTCATATTTCATTTCAGGCATCAGTTACAATTAGTGAATTTCAAATGAAAGCAACAAACAGAAGTCTACAGTGACTGCGATTGTTGTGTTCTCTCGATTAACAAACCAAGAACATGTCGGATGAAACTGACACAGCATCTGAGAAGAAAAATTAAAGATACAGCTTTCATAAAGTACCGACTGCTTTTCCTGCTACTCTGCTTTATCAAAGAAGTCTTATCAGGATATGAAATTAATGGACAGATTAGGACTTGATAGGTGGACATCACAGGATGCCTAGAACATAGTTCCATAGAAGCCATTCAGTGATATGCTATACTGAAAGTATtattttagaatagaatagaaaatactttataaATTTCctagcttgggatgaataaagtattttctattctattctattctaaaacaatactttcagcTGGTTAAGTGCTCCTTTAAGGACTCCTTAGAGTGCTGACATACTTCCAGATATAATATCTACAGTACAGGTGAAATCACAGTGTATCTGTGCAAGAAGGAAAATAACACTGTTCAGCTTTTCATGAGAAAAATGATTTAGAGCTTGTCCTTCAGGTGTTTAACCTTAACTACTGTGCAGAGTTTTACTTCTTCTTACTGTACACAGATAAAAGGCTAACAGATGCAGCTGCACTGACATTTCCTTAGTGTTGGTTACACAGGTGTGCATGGTAGTTTCCCCAGTAAGTTCTGAGCTGTATGTATTAAAAACTCTTCATTAATAGACATTATTTTTGACATTAATACATCTGTACACATCACATTATCAACAACAGATGGCTGAACCTCCTTTCTAGCACCATCAGAAAGAAAATGGTAACTTTTCTATAGAAGAAAGACAGAGTTTAATTAAAGAGGATGTGAGCTGGGACAAGCCAAACTTTGCTAAGAGTTAAAGTTTCTTATTTCCTCATTCCCATTCATTACATCTTTCTAAAAAATCCACAGCATCACGCTTCACACATCTGGTTTGTTTGCATTTCAAGTCTTTTTTCCATCAGTGTCTTCAGGTGTTCTTCTTGTTACTAGCCCTGAGAATGACTGGGGGCGGCTCAATGTTGAGCTCTTGTCTGAGATCTTCGAGGTTCTGCTCCCATCGTCTCTCATAGAAAATGCTGAGGACACAGCGGGCTTGCCTGCCGTTCTGCAGAGCCCAGGGACCCAAAGATGTGAACAGAGACTGTAGACGGCTGTGGGACGCAATAAAGGAAACTGTGAGCGTGACATAACAATGATGAAACTTCCACATCAAGGTTCAACGGCCAAATTCCCCACACAGAAAGCTGTCAGTTAGTGTAAGAGGAAGGCTTAGTCATTTACAGGTAGAGAAACCTTTTTCACAGTAGTGGATTGTTTCCTCTTCTGTCCCCCAAAAACTACAGCATTCAATCATGTATGAGAAATACTCAAATTATTTACCAGACGCCACTTCAAGTTTAATATCCTGGACAGTATGAGTTTGGGGTCTATGTAATACAGAGGGGACCAAAGTTTTGTACCAAAATtttcagagggaaaaaaatgacaacaaccTGTTTCAAAGAACCTTGCAAAAACATAGGCAGAATAATTCATGAATCTGTGTGTACCTGGCATTCAGTCGGAGTGGCCCCAGCACAGCTCCGAGAGCACACATGGGAAGCCCCGTCTGAGCTGCTTCAAACCATTTTACCGCCACCTCACCTGAAAGCAGCAGGAACATACAGAgaaagaaacatgcaaattaaagACCAGAAGATGAGAAACACAGGTGTCAGTCATCAGTAAAGGCTTCTGTGATAAACCCCTTTTCCCAaagtagtttttgttttgtttttaatgttacatACAGACTCAATTTACCAATATGTCATCAGCTTAAGAGTTCTGACTTACAAGAAGAAGTTCTGAATTGCATTAAGTTTATAAAGACAGCTGGACAAGAACTTAAGGGGTCGCCGTGATGACAGGACCACACAATTCTGACTTATATACCATATTGCTGCAATGTTGGTTAATTCTCATTAAACATATCTACGTGCTATACTTTCCACATCTGTGAGGGTTTGTTTCACATACTCTCCAATATCAGAAACAGAGATGTGAACAATTAATAGATGATGATTAATTGCCAATAAGAActtgttaaaataaattaaagcttGTATTTCTTTGATGTAGTGGTGGATTTTCTTTCTGAAGAAGTTTCTCCCCTGAGTGGCTGCCTCAGTTCTGCTCGGCATGTCATCTCTGTCTCTATATGGTCAGGCAATTCTCCTTATTACGCACGGTGTGGTCCCGCGTCAATgcgcgcacacatacacagacgtGCGCTCATACACGTGCGCACACTCCCACCAGCGGTCAGAGAGCGCGAATGGGAAAATATGTCGTGTCAAGCACAGTGCTTTCTGCTGGAAAATTATCAGCAGTCTAGCCACGCTGGTATGTTTACGGACTTTAGGGGTTTTTTTTAGgtgcagtgctccgtcagaatatagtcccaaaaTAGATCAACCTAAGATATTGTCTCGTGTTAATCTGCATTGGCAGAGTTCAGTGTGAATACACAGTTCACAAGAAGaatttagatttgtttttttgctttttaaatggGGATAGCACACAACATATTCTCCTGTTAAAATAGCCTACATATTTTTCTAGAACTTTGTGTACTgtataataaatacaataactcattcacagtggtggaggaagtactgaagcttggtacttaagtaaaagtacaatgacccagcaaaatatatatttaattaaaattagaagtgctacatcaacaatcctactaaagtaaaagtcttaagtacttactattaaatgtacttaaagtattaaaagtactcatgcgccacatatatattattgatttccattgcaaaagatatctgaacaggttaaaataattaaagaaatCATCTCAAAATTAAAATTGCATGTgtaattaatttgcattttcagtacagacatctttgaaatgtacccagaaccagctatggacaggtttttgtgtcatgaggcaggctgtgggcatcaagtgaacagagaggctgctaataaaaacaggcattcaccatttttactatgcaagtattcctgctttaaaacaatgttatgattcatgttaatcagaaattaatggatggacttgtgttagcagacagtagctaactgagccagagcaccggcatcatgattgaggctcattatagaaacacagctggcagcgtgacaccagctccatgcagagtctgacctcacatcagtccagcaatgtgttcatcaaatgtaacaagtaactacaaacactgtagaaatatagtggagtagaaagtacaggtaacagctgcaaaatgtaatggagtatgcactattatttttacttaagtaaagtataaatacattaaaaatttctttccaccactgatcatTCATTAAGCAATATGACatgcattttatatatatattcagtatataaacaatatttagcttttattCTTCTCCATTGACACTGAGAGAAATTTAGTCTCTCACGAAAATTGCCAGTTATCAATTCATCATTAATTGATCAATAGGTTCCTTCAACtaatgattaattaattaatttgcaTCCCTAATCAGAAGGCATCACAAGCACTGAAAAAACAAGATGCtaaatgagaaaatgtgtgaACCTTTATCAGTACAATTTCTTTAAACGAATACAAAGAATGCAAAATGCACAGAGGAAATTACCTAGAACGCATGTGTCAGCATGATATACAGTGAACACCTACAAGTGAAATAAAATCTGTGGCGTCCACATCCACAAAGGATTATTATCCTGGATTTATTATCATTAGTACATTGTACATGTCATACTTGGGTTGTCAGTTCTTATAAATGAGACAATCTGACTTTGTAGAAGCTGATTAGGCAAAGTCTAACTCACCCAGCATGTTTGTAGGCATGCCCAGTAAGGTGTGCAGTAAGTCATGGACCTCTCTGTATCTTTGCATTATGTAAGCTAGCTCCTCGTTgtccacaaactttacatctgCCCTTGTGTCAGGGGTCACATGCTGCAGCAAATAAatgcaaaacaggaaataaagagaATATAATGTCATGTCATGACATTTCTTATGTCacataaaatgtcaaaaagagGAAATACTGTTGAAATCAACACATTTTAACAATCAGCAGACACTCACATTTTCCTCCAGAAAACGAAGGTATTCTCTCCCAAAAGATCCATCTGGTAGAGCAGCCAGCGTTGTCACATTGAGGGTAGACAGGCGTATTCTAGGCCGTTCTCTGAAATAACCGTTCATTGCACAGCAACGCAAAATCTGACTTAAttcacagcacagaaaatgctttttaatttttaaaaaatcagatTGCGCTCCTTACGTTAGGATGGTGTAGCCTTCAGGATCACTTCTCATCCTTTCCCTGAGCTTAATCAGTGCTAGGTGTCCTGTTGTCTCCCCAAGCACAGCAACCATGTCTATATGACAGTTTGTGTCAGTTTGTTATTacttatgtatttatattttaactTGTGACACTAACATTGTACTTTGTCTTAACAGAGCTTTAATGTCTGCAGAGACTCCATTCACAGTGAGAGGGCCCAGCTTCTGATTTTAGTCAGCCAGTCACTCCAGTTTACTCATCAACCATGCAGACTATGAAAACAGCTGTTCAGTGTCTTGTGTGGCCTGGAGGGAGATTTTTCTGGTCAGATCATGCCTGACTAAAAATGTGATCAGAGTCACAGGGCTGGATTACACATAGAGGACATTGAGTATGACAGACCTGGATGATACTAATTACTTTTAAAAGCACCTGCGACAGAACTCAGCTGACAGATGTCAGTACTCTCTTCCTCCATGAGAGTTTCGAGGTAACTGGCaaatagcaacagtctgttttAATTCTCATTTCCACTCTCGAGACATACTTTAAGTAACAATGGCCTCCAGAGAATAAAAGTGGGAGAATGTGCAAGTGTGTGAGAAAGGAGTAGGTTTGTGTTGGGTTGTTTAAATAACTTGAGTATGTTAACAAGGTGTGCAGCAAAATGGATAAGTAGGCTAAATTTGCCCCATGGATGTCACAGTCATAGAAAACTTAAATGACTAAAATGAGACagacaaacatacacaacagaGAATGCAGTGTGAGCCCCATGCTGGTTTTATGAGCGACTCACCATGTCTGTAGGGGTTCTGCAGTGCTGCCACACCTGAACCAATGGCCAGAAATGCTTTCTGAAAGGGGGTAGTGGAGATATGTCCAGGATACAGCCCATCATAGCTGCTATCATTCAGCACAGTCCTGCTAGTGTGCAGCTGGTGGACACACAGTGCTGAGACAGCAGTGGAGCAGTTTTAGAAACTGGAGCAAGCTCTAGCAAGTGCTACGATTTAATATCAACCACTAGTATTAGACAGAAAAGCAAGTCCTGCACA is a window from the Parambassis ranga chromosome 12, fParRan2.1, whole genome shotgun sequence genome containing:
- the bspry gene encoding B box and SPRY domain-containing protein; translated protein: MTEEFTSCDLTCSVDSEETLAAVKGRDMDCEQPIFNVLAGGMKQGQQQAVGDAAVTLSTRLSGGAVSPTATTTSDTESGIFSVESELCVEHEAELDWFCGTEQKLICSHCTVVGSCHGHMVTPLATRVTAVRNQLVDACEKMQLQALRIERFIDQTLTAKEQKLQAAAGRIREQVLAQVSAAREALEEEEQRLLEEVQREEERVEQCLLTQRAHWGQALDSLSQTRSRLVHTLTNTPDAQLVTSIQEIAERVEEAEGVGEPRDTDKLNLNQACSDSKLLRGLWATAVLLGPNAYGSACLKFDERTVSPLLSLSDDLCTLTFLQKKSRQSLPYDPARFDCWPNALGSLSMSSGTHTWVVDVGQSGAFKVGICYASLERKGSGNEARLGYNSQSWVLSHYDGDYSFCHAGKKVSLQVVRRPQKIGLLLDWQSQTLIFYDPDSNAVLHSVTQHFSAPLLLACAVTDRSITILH
- the coq4 gene encoding ubiquinone biosynthesis protein COQ4 homolog, mitochondrial — translated: MRITPTMFVHVGKAFQQLKQRQWALLSKALCVHQLHTSRTVLNDSSYDGLYPGHISTTPFQKAFLAIGSGVAALQNPYRHDMVAVLGETTGHLALIKLRERMRSDPEGYTILTERPRIRLSTLNVTTLAALPDGSFGREYLRFLEENHVTPDTRADVKFVDNEELAYIMQRYREVHDLLHTLLGMPTNMLGEVAVKWFEAAQTGLPMCALGAVLGPLRLNASRLQSLFTSLGPWALQNGRQARCVLSIFYERRWEQNLEDLRQELNIEPPPVILRASNKKNT